From Salinirubellus salinus, the proteins below share one genomic window:
- the thrC gene encoding threonine synthase produces MADLSLPANPEAPDVADDGVWLTCIECGHDHAPFDEIIYTCTECGGLLEARYDSYPTFDQFEGRTSVWRYSAALPFEEGVTLPEGGTPLHRVPRLEEEVGVRNLRIKHEGMNPTGSFKDRGMTVGVRVAQELGVDRLACASTGNTSAALAAYGGRAGLETLVLLPAGKVAAGKIAQAALHGARILEVDGNFDACLDRVQDLADRGEAYLLNSLNPFRLEGQKTIGLEILEEFRDDEGRFPDRIVLPVGNAGNTAALYKCFRELVAGGDLAPGDVPKLTGVQAEGAAPMVEAIREGREETRRWEEVETIATAIRIGNPVNAPKALPGIRETGGTAVAVSDDEITDAQRSLAAEGVGVEPASAASVAGLRKLRESGEVDAGEDVVCLTTGHLLKDPDAAAAAGSDPQPVPNDTDAILRHLAGQSVGGGLLGKVRSLF; encoded by the coding sequence ATGGCAGACCTCTCGCTCCCCGCCAATCCCGAGGCTCCCGACGTGGCCGACGACGGCGTCTGGCTCACCTGCATCGAGTGCGGTCACGACCACGCGCCGTTCGACGAGATAATCTACACCTGCACGGAGTGCGGCGGCCTGCTGGAGGCGCGCTACGACTCCTATCCCACCTTCGACCAGTTCGAGGGGCGGACGAGCGTCTGGCGCTACAGCGCCGCCCTGCCGTTCGAGGAGGGTGTCACGCTCCCCGAGGGCGGCACCCCGCTCCACCGCGTCCCGCGCCTCGAGGAGGAGGTCGGGGTCCGCAACCTCCGCATCAAGCACGAGGGGATGAACCCCACCGGGTCGTTCAAGGACCGCGGGATGACCGTCGGCGTCCGCGTGGCACAGGAACTGGGCGTCGACCGCCTCGCGTGTGCCTCGACCGGGAACACGTCCGCCGCGCTCGCGGCCTACGGCGGGCGTGCCGGACTGGAGACGCTCGTCCTGCTGCCGGCCGGGAAGGTCGCGGCCGGGAAGATCGCGCAGGCAGCGCTCCACGGCGCCCGTATCCTCGAGGTGGACGGCAACTTCGACGCCTGTCTCGACCGCGTGCAGGACCTCGCGGACCGTGGGGAGGCGTACCTCCTGAACTCGCTCAACCCGTTCCGGCTGGAGGGCCAGAAGACCATCGGCCTCGAGATACTGGAGGAGTTCCGCGACGACGAGGGGCGGTTCCCGGACCGCATCGTCCTCCCGGTCGGCAACGCGGGCAACACCGCCGCGCTCTACAAGTGCTTCCGCGAGCTGGTCGCCGGCGGTGACCTCGCGCCCGGCGACGTGCCGAAGTTGACGGGCGTGCAGGCGGAGGGCGCCGCACCGATGGTCGAGGCCATCCGCGAGGGCCGCGAGGAGACCCGCCGCTGGGAGGAGGTCGAGACCATCGCCACCGCCATCCGCATCGGGAACCCCGTCAACGCGCCGAAGGCCCTGCCGGGCATCCGCGAGACGGGCGGCACCGCCGTCGCCGTGAGCGACGACGAGATAACCGACGCCCAGCGCTCGCTCGCGGCCGAGGGGGTCGGCGTCGAACCCGCCTCAGCCGCCAGCGTCGCCGGACTGCGGAAGCTCCGCGAGTCCGGCGAGGTCGACGCCGGCGAGGACGTGGTCTGTCTCACCACCGGCCACCTGCTGAAGGACCCCGACGCGGCCGCCGCGGCTGGGAGCGACCCACAGCCGGTCCCGAACGACACCGACGCCATCCTCCGGCACCTCGCCGGGCAGTCCGTGGGCGGGGGCCTGCTCGGGAAGGTCCGGTCGCTGTTCTGA
- a CDS encoding prolyl oligopeptidase family serine peptidase — translation MTTERDGRPDGERSTPDAPRPGPEALYGERPTPPQLENGPGWEADPLLVCGGEAYVEGEYLYQDYVYDDHGADLRTMVDGPPDHGERLGGLFAIPSGDLYYPNDPERYGYNAADLLEFRARPTEDGVAYRVTLNTMLESDAAAVAIGIDTTAGDPGPDHRTDWGYGLGELGAPADHVLVTWGEGAELDGEPLADDRVSVDLERNQLEVEVPLAPAGETWRHYCLTGLWDAEADGFRQVAVEPDDETPGGRLERQSPPPVFNVGFRFEEPFGAPLHDALDLGRELLDVVRSGGPRDLGYGAWREHRQARALTNRNVSELHADVDFAVLESDETDRSGVPRTGYLNCLYPSRYEFGEGRDPDENFLGGRIQPYALYVPSAYDPNAEADLPMVLLCHSLGCSYNQYGIYTPNYVTQLGEEYGAAVLVPQTRGPVGWFQREAELDVFEAWRDVERRYPIDRSRVTLSGYSMGGYGTLVLAAKYPDLFGRGFAVVGPPTEDPVEGPTNNLLRAPGLVTRRLFGGGDRGELLGIFSEEPENALRITENLRHVPMLLWNGIVDPLVPLLAPTNYAERLRSHGYRHQLELFTGTHLLLVLRDNWSRGGRYLSKGRVPESPARVTYRRVLDHDHPDLNLRHDGAYWVRDIEVREGRDSGLVDATCYARGYAEPERKSYTSTGATPLPHTKRGIRWEVPDEDAHHPPANALGVRLSGVDRATLWVERPGVDPTEPLYLRAETDGDATLVLKGSFGEREVAVADGETAVVDLEQRAETAE, via the coding sequence ATGACCACGGAGCGCGACGGCCGGCCGGACGGCGAGCGGTCGACGCCGGACGCGCCACGCCCCGGCCCCGAGGCTCTGTACGGCGAGCGCCCCACGCCACCGCAACTGGAGAACGGGCCGGGGTGGGAGGCCGACCCACTGCTCGTCTGCGGGGGCGAGGCCTACGTGGAGGGAGAGTACCTCTACCAGGACTACGTCTACGACGACCACGGCGCCGACCTCCGGACGATGGTCGACGGGCCCCCGGACCACGGCGAACGCCTCGGCGGCCTGTTCGCCATCCCGAGCGGCGACCTCTACTACCCGAACGACCCGGAGCGGTACGGCTACAACGCGGCGGACCTGCTGGAGTTCCGCGCCCGCCCGACCGAGGACGGGGTGGCCTACCGGGTCACGCTGAACACGATGCTCGAGTCGGACGCCGCGGCCGTGGCCATCGGCATCGACACCACCGCTGGCGACCCCGGGCCGGACCACCGCACGGACTGGGGGTACGGCCTCGGCGAGTTGGGCGCGCCGGCCGACCACGTCCTCGTGACGTGGGGCGAGGGCGCTGAACTCGACGGTGAGCCACTCGCCGACGACCGGGTCTCGGTGGACCTCGAGCGGAACCAGCTGGAGGTGGAGGTGCCGCTCGCCCCCGCCGGTGAGACGTGGCGCCACTACTGTCTCACCGGGCTGTGGGACGCCGAGGCAGATGGATTCCGACAGGTGGCCGTCGAGCCCGACGACGAGACACCGGGCGGCCGGCTGGAGCGCCAGTCCCCGCCGCCGGTGTTCAACGTTGGGTTCCGGTTCGAGGAGCCGTTCGGCGCGCCGCTGCACGACGCGCTCGACCTCGGCCGGGAACTGCTGGACGTGGTGCGCTCGGGCGGCCCCCGCGACCTCGGCTACGGGGCGTGGCGCGAACACAGGCAGGCCCGCGCGCTGACCAACCGGAACGTCTCCGAACTCCACGCGGACGTGGACTTCGCGGTCCTCGAGTCGGACGAGACGGACCGCTCGGGCGTGCCCCGGACGGGCTACCTCAACTGTCTCTACCCGTCGCGCTACGAGTTCGGCGAGGGCCGTGACCCCGACGAGAACTTCCTCGGCGGCCGCATCCAGCCCTACGCGCTCTACGTCCCGTCGGCGTACGACCCGAACGCCGAGGCGGACCTCCCGATGGTCCTGCTCTGTCACTCGCTCGGGTGCTCGTACAACCAGTACGGTATCTACACGCCGAACTACGTCACGCAGCTGGGCGAGGAGTACGGGGCGGCAGTGCTCGTCCCACAGACCCGCGGGCCGGTCGGGTGGTTCCAGCGCGAGGCCGAACTCGACGTGTTCGAGGCGTGGCGCGACGTGGAGCGACGCTACCCCATCGACCGCTCGCGCGTGACGCTCTCGGGCTACTCCATGGGCGGGTACGGCACGCTCGTGCTGGCGGCGAAGTACCCGGACCTGTTCGGCCGTGGGTTCGCCGTCGTGGGGCCACCGACGGAGGACCCCGTCGAGGGGCCGACGAACAACCTCCTGCGGGCGCCCGGCCTCGTCACCCGCAGACTGTTCGGCGGTGGTGACCGGGGCGAACTGCTGGGTATCTTCAGCGAGGAACCCGAGAACGCCCTGCGAATCACGGAGAACCTCCGACACGTCCCGATGCTGCTCTGGAACGGCATCGTCGACCCGCTGGTGCCGCTGCTCGCGCCGACGAACTACGCCGAGCGGCTGCGCTCGCACGGCTACCGCCACCAGCTCGAGCTGTTCACCGGCACCCACCTCCTGCTCGTGTTGCGGGACAACTGGTCGCGCGGCGGCCGCTACCTCTCGAAGGGGCGGGTCCCCGAGTCACCCGCCCGGGTGACCTACCGACGGGTGTTGGACCACGACCACCCGGACCTGAACCTCCGGCACGACGGCGCCTACTGGGTGCGGGACATCGAGGTGCGCGAGGGTCGTGACTCCGGGCTGGTCGACGCCACCTGCTACGCGAGGGGGTACGCCGAGCCAGAGCGCAAGTCCTACACCTCGACGGGGGCGACCCCACTCCCGCACACGAAGCGGGGGATACGGTGGGAGGTGCCGGACGAGGACGCCCACCACCCGCCCGCGAACGCACTCGGCGTGCGCCTCTCCGGCGTCGACCGGGCGACGCTGTGGGTCGAGCGCCCCGGCGTCGACCCCACGGAACCGCTCTACCTCCGGGCCGAGACGGACGGGGACGCGACGCTGGTGCTGAAGGGGTCGTTCGGAGAGCGCGAGGTCGCAGTTGCCGACGGTGAGACGGCGGTCGTCGACCTAGAACAGCGCGCGGAGACGGCCGAGTAG
- the serA gene encoding phosphoglycerate dehydrogenase has translation MKVLVTDPIADAGIERLREAGHDVETAYEVEGDALHEAVSDASALVVRSGTQVDRDLFEAAPELVIVGRAGIGVDNIDIDAATDHGVIVANAPDGNVRAAAEHTVAMTFAIARSIPQAHARLKAGEWAKGEYLGTEVNNKTLGIVGLGRVGQEVAKRLGNLGMDLVAFDPYIGEERAEQLGAELADLDEVLERADFLTVHTPLTPETEGLIGEEELAQLEGGYLINCARGGVVDEPALAAAVEDGVLAGAALDVFAEEPLPDDSPLLDVEDVVVTPHLGASTEAAQENVATSIADQILAAFAEEPVVNALNAPSMDQKAFPRVKPYIDIAETAGRIAVQLFDGHVNEIEIVYAGDIAEEEVDLVTASALKGVFKPLEWQVNAVNAPQIAEERGIDVSETKRSTSEDFQSLVTVTVRNGDSEMSVCGTLFAGEDPRIVRIDGFRVDAIPGGRMVVSRNTDEPGVIGLIGTVMGEYDINIAGMYNARETFGGEAMTVYNVDQEVPEEAREKLEADPRVIATRYITLTD, from the coding sequence ATGAAGGTACTCGTCACGGACCCCATCGCGGACGCCGGCATCGAACGGCTCCGGGAGGCCGGCCACGACGTCGAAACGGCGTACGAAGTCGAGGGCGACGCGCTCCACGAGGCCGTCTCGGACGCGAGCGCGCTGGTCGTGCGCTCGGGCACGCAGGTCGACCGCGACCTGTTCGAGGCCGCCCCCGAACTGGTCATCGTCGGCCGGGCCGGCATCGGCGTCGACAACATCGACATCGACGCCGCCACCGACCACGGCGTCATTGTCGCCAACGCCCCCGACGGCAACGTCCGCGCTGCCGCCGAACACACCGTCGCGATGACGTTCGCCATCGCCCGCTCCATCCCGCAGGCCCACGCCCGGCTGAAGGCCGGCGAGTGGGCCAAGGGCGAGTACCTCGGCACCGAGGTGAACAACAAGACGCTCGGCATCGTCGGCCTCGGCCGCGTCGGTCAGGAGGTGGCCAAGCGTCTCGGCAACCTCGGGATGGACCTCGTCGCGTTCGACCCGTACATCGGTGAGGAGCGTGCCGAGCAGCTCGGTGCCGAACTCGCCGACCTCGACGAGGTGCTCGAGCGGGCCGACTTCCTCACCGTCCACACGCCGCTCACGCCGGAGACGGAGGGGCTCATCGGCGAGGAGGAGCTCGCTCAGCTCGAGGGCGGCTACCTCATCAACTGCGCCCGTGGTGGCGTCGTGGACGAGCCGGCCCTCGCCGCGGCCGTCGAGGACGGCGTCCTCGCCGGTGCCGCGCTCGACGTGTTCGCCGAGGAACCGCTCCCCGACGACTCGCCGCTCCTCGACGTCGAGGACGTCGTCGTCACGCCACACCTCGGCGCCAGCACGGAGGCCGCACAGGAGAACGTCGCGACCAGTATCGCCGACCAGATACTGGCGGCGTTCGCCGAGGAGCCGGTCGTCAACGCGCTGAACGCCCCCTCGATGGACCAGAAGGCGTTCCCCCGCGTCAAGCCGTACATCGACATCGCGGAGACGGCCGGCCGCATCGCCGTCCAGCTGTTCGACGGCCACGTCAACGAGATCGAGATCGTCTACGCCGGCGACATCGCGGAGGAGGAGGTCGACCTCGTCACGGCCAGCGCCCTGAAGGGCGTGTTCAAGCCGCTGGAGTGGCAGGTCAACGCCGTCAACGCCCCGCAGATCGCCGAGGAGCGGGGAATCGACGTGAGCGAGACGAAGCGCTCGACCAGCGAGGACTTCCAGAGCCTCGTCACGGTCACGGTGCGCAACGGCGACAGCGAGATGAGCGTCTGTGGCACCCTCTTCGCCGGCGAGGACCCCCGCATCGTCCGCATCGACGGCTTCCGCGTCGACGCCATCCCCGGCGGCCGGATGGTCGTCTCGCGCAACACGGACGAACCCGGCGTCATCGGCCTCATCGGTACCGTGATGGGCGAGTACGACATCAACATCGCGGGGATGTACAACGCCCGTGAGACGTTCGGCGGCGAGGCGATGACCGTCTACAACGTCGACCAGGAGGTCCCCGAGGAGGCCCGCGAGAAACTGGAGGCGGACCCGCGGGTCATCGCGACGCGGTACATCACGCTCACCGACTAA
- a CDS encoding ATP-dependent DNA helicase — protein MSRSTTPEYLRFFPYEEPYEHQHEAMGRIREALDEERNVLFEGACGTGKTLASLVPALDYAREADKTVVIVTNVHQQMRQFVTDARAITRTEPIRAVVFRGKASMCHIDVGYEECQALRDTTREVVEKEEDLRSLEAREAELLDASQSGNEEAAEARGAVMSELESVQQELETIQEDRNVCDRFYRNLVGDTDAFYEWLYEDVRTPDDVYEWAEREGFCGYELLKEGMDGVDLVVANYHHLLDPFVREQFFRWLGRDPEDVIAVFDEAHNVEETAREKASKSLAEVTLDGALSELEDVEDYRAEAAENVVRAFRDALVATYEDGMTEFERESVGDDWEDLTVDREEGRDALTVDFLQRYTGDGYDRDLETALELGATLDKRYEQAYKDGETATRKECRVLQAASFVESWMRDGKKAGQYPVVSVRRDETGGLRGRAELYACLPREVTAPLFGELHATVLMSATLRPFDVVEDVLGVPDPVTMAYGDPFPKERRRTYAVDVPALYARNRDDPGVQETVTQVLTDSIRMTPGNTLAFFPSYAEAERYYHRVETDATPYLDRPGVRAEELRQRFVEDDHAVLFTSLWGTLTEGVSYDGDDARTVCVVGVPYPHLDDRMEAVQRAYRGAFGDGGNGHEDPGWEYAVEIPTVRKTRQALGRVVRSPEDFGARVLVDERYTTSEAADLGQYSVNGTFPEEERTELIDVRPGKLKFAMLNFYGDVDAWGPEGPPAP, from the coding sequence GTGTCGCGGTCCACCACGCCCGAGTACCTGCGCTTCTTCCCGTACGAGGAGCCGTACGAGCACCAGCACGAGGCGATGGGCCGCATCCGCGAGGCGCTGGACGAGGAGCGCAACGTCCTGTTCGAGGGGGCCTGCGGGACGGGCAAGACGCTCGCCTCGCTCGTCCCCGCGCTCGATTACGCCCGCGAGGCGGACAAGACGGTGGTCATCGTCACGAACGTCCACCAGCAGATGCGCCAGTTCGTCACCGACGCGCGGGCCATCACCCGTACGGAGCCGATCCGGGCCGTCGTCTTCCGCGGGAAGGCGTCGATGTGCCACATCGACGTTGGCTACGAGGAGTGTCAGGCGCTCCGGGACACGACCCGTGAGGTGGTCGAGAAGGAGGAGGACCTCCGCTCGCTCGAAGCGAGGGAGGCCGAACTGCTCGACGCCTCGCAGTCCGGCAACGAGGAGGCCGCCGAGGCCCGGGGCGCGGTGATGTCCGAACTCGAATCGGTCCAGCAGGAGCTGGAGACCATCCAAGAGGACCGGAACGTCTGTGACCGGTTCTACCGGAACCTCGTCGGCGACACGGACGCGTTCTACGAGTGGCTCTACGAGGACGTCCGCACGCCCGACGACGTGTACGAGTGGGCCGAGCGCGAGGGGTTCTGCGGCTACGAACTGCTGAAAGAGGGGATGGACGGCGTGGACCTCGTGGTGGCGAACTACCACCACCTGCTCGACCCGTTCGTCCGCGAGCAGTTCTTCCGGTGGCTCGGTCGGGACCCCGAGGACGTGATCGCGGTGTTCGACGAGGCACACAACGTCGAGGAGACGGCGCGCGAGAAGGCCTCGAAGTCGCTCGCGGAGGTGACGCTCGACGGCGCGCTCTCGGAACTCGAGGACGTGGAGGACTACCGCGCCGAGGCGGCCGAGAACGTCGTCCGGGCGTTCCGCGACGCGCTCGTCGCCACCTACGAGGACGGGATGACGGAGTTCGAACGCGAGTCCGTCGGCGACGACTGGGAGGACCTCACCGTCGACCGCGAGGAGGGCCGGGACGCGCTGACCGTCGACTTCCTCCAGCGCTACACGGGCGACGGCTACGATCGGGACCTGGAGACGGCGCTCGAACTCGGTGCGACGCTCGACAAGCGCTACGAGCAGGCGTACAAGGACGGCGAGACGGCGACCCGGAAGGAGTGTCGCGTCCTCCAGGCCGCCTCGTTCGTCGAGTCGTGGATGCGCGACGGGAAGAAGGCCGGCCAGTACCCCGTCGTCAGCGTCCGGCGCGACGAGACGGGCGGCCTCCGCGGGCGCGCGGAACTGTACGCGTGTCTCCCGCGCGAGGTGACGGCACCCCTGTTCGGCGAGCTGCACGCGACGGTGCTGATGTCGGCGACGCTCCGACCGTTCGACGTCGTCGAGGACGTCCTCGGGGTGCCGGACCCGGTGACGATGGCCTACGGCGACCCGTTCCCGAAGGAACGCCGGCGGACCTACGCCGTCGACGTGCCGGCGCTCTACGCCCGGAACCGCGACGACCCCGGCGTCCAGGAGACAGTGACGCAGGTGCTGACCGACTCCATACGGATGACGCCGGGCAACACGCTCGCGTTCTTCCCGTCGTACGCCGAGGCCGAACGGTACTACCACCGGGTCGAGACGGACGCCACGCCCTACCTCGACCGCCCTGGCGTGCGTGCCGAGGAACTCCGCCAGCGGTTCGTCGAAGACGACCACGCGGTGCTGTTCACCTCCCTGTGGGGGACCCTCACCGAGGGGGTGAGTTACGACGGGGACGACGCCCGTACCGTCTGCGTGGTGGGCGTGCCGTACCCGCACCTCGACGACCGGATGGAGGCCGTCCAGCGCGCGTACCGGGGGGCGTTCGGCGACGGCGGGAACGGCCACGAGGACCCCGGCTGGGAGTACGCCGTCGAGATCCCCACCGTCCGCAAGACCCGGCAGGCGCTCGGCCGGGTGGTCCGGTCGCCCGAGGACTTCGGGGCGCGCGTCCTCGTCGACGAGCGCTACACGACGAGCGAGGCGGCGGACCTCGGCCAGTACAGCGTCAACGGGACGTTCCCGGAGGAGGAGCGCACGGAGCTCATCGACGTGCGGCCGGGGAAACTGAAGTTCGCGATGCTGAACTTCTACGGCGACGTGGACGCCTGGGGACCGGAGGGGCCACCAGCGCCCTGA
- a CDS encoding cation diffusion facilitator family transporter: protein MAGSRSVVLAALFANGAIAVLKFVGWLITGSPSMLSETYHSVSDTGNQVFLLIGIRYSGREADRRHPFGYGKAQFFYAFLVAVLLFGIAGWESAKHGYQAIVDPHPVSTNTATLLGFEFPGVWVNYVVLIGAILFEAYALYKAYQEMSRQMETHGWTTLREAFRKTSDVTTLTALTEDTIAMAGAGIALFAVYLSRVTGNPLYDAVGSLLIGLMLMGFALALAWENKRLLMGESLPKEDERPLRELIRNSDGVVHVDQFSTVYFGPEKALLAADVSFDSAMDTESIDDRISAIEQAVMDRAPQVKRVYIEPEL, encoded by the coding sequence ATGGCAGGCAGTAGATCCGTCGTCCTCGCCGCCCTGTTCGCCAACGGCGCCATCGCGGTGCTGAAGTTCGTCGGCTGGCTCATCACCGGGAGTCCCTCCATGCTCTCCGAGACGTACCACTCCGTCTCCGACACGGGGAACCAGGTGTTCCTCCTCATCGGCATCCGCTACAGCGGCCGAGAGGCCGACCGGCGACACCCGTTCGGCTACGGGAAGGCGCAGTTCTTCTACGCCTTCCTCGTCGCCGTCCTCCTGTTCGGCATCGCGGGCTGGGAGTCGGCCAAGCACGGCTACCAGGCCATCGTCGACCCGCACCCCGTCAGCACGAACACGGCGACGCTCCTGGGCTTCGAGTTCCCCGGCGTCTGGGTCAACTACGTCGTCCTGATCGGTGCCATCCTGTTCGAGGCGTACGCCCTCTACAAGGCGTACCAGGAGATGAGCCGGCAGATGGAGACGCACGGCTGGACGACGTTGCGCGAGGCGTTCCGCAAGACCAGCGACGTGACGACGCTGACGGCGCTCACCGAGGACACCATCGCGATGGCCGGCGCGGGCATCGCGCTGTTCGCCGTCTACCTCTCGCGGGTCACCGGGAACCCGCTGTACGACGCGGTCGGATCGCTCCTCATCGGGCTGATGCTGATGGGGTTCGCGCTGGCGCTCGCGTGGGAGAACAAGCGCCTGCTGATGGGCGAGTCGCTCCCGAAGGAGGACGAACGGCCACTCCGTGAGCTCATCCGGAACAGCGACGGCGTGGTCCACGTCGACCAGTTCAGCACCGTCTACTTCGGCCCCGAGAAGGCGTTGCTGGCCGCCGACGTGAGCTTCGACTCCGCCATGGACACCGAGAGCATCGACGACCGCATCAGCGCCATCGAGCAGGCGGTGATGGACCGAGCGCCGCAGGTGAAGCGGGTCTACATCGAACCCGAGCTGTAG
- a CDS encoding metallophosphoesterase, protein MLVVLSDTHGRDDPRLEGRTREAVDAADIVVHAGDFCTEPVLDAFEARCDLRAVHGNNDTPGVRERIPAERVVEWAGLGVAVAHGHDHTDVALTMFARQSAADLVVVGHSHRPGFEAGGASGIPRLNPGSHADPRRYRPAHAELRRDGEGYAGRIVQPDGTLVESFRL, encoded by the coding sequence ATGCTCGTCGTCCTCTCAGACACCCACGGCCGCGACGACCCCCGCCTCGAGGGGCGGACCCGCGAGGCCGTCGACGCGGCCGACATCGTCGTCCACGCCGGCGACTTCTGCACCGAGCCCGTCCTCGACGCGTTCGAAGCCCGCTGTGACCTGCGGGCCGTCCACGGCAACAACGACACGCCCGGCGTCCGCGAGCGGATACCCGCAGAGCGGGTCGTCGAGTGGGCAGGACTCGGGGTCGCCGTCGCGCACGGCCACGACCACACGGACGTGGCACTCACGATGTTCGCCCGGCAGTCGGCAGCAGACCTCGTCGTCGTCGGCCACTCCCACCGCCCCGGTTTCGAGGCCGGTGGGGCGTCGGGTATCCCGCGCCTGAATCCGGGGAGTCACGCCGACCCGCGGCGCTACCGACCGGCACACGCCGAACTCCGGCGGGACGGAGAGGGCTACGCGGGGCGTATCGTCCAGCCGGACGGCACGCTCGTGGAGTCGTTTCGGCTGTGA
- a CDS encoding ArsR/SmtB family transcription factor, translating into MGLLPSEPDVSTDAGPRVVGVDSDDADALLSALSSETARRILARLHEDPAPPSRVADGVDTSLQNVQYHLERLEEAGAVEVVGTAYSEKGREMDLYAPADQPLVIFAGREEQSSGLRAALSRFVGGVGALAFGALLVQEAFGEGVLPRFASMGGAGAADGGDAGSGAGGPAAGTETGTPTTEAEAIADTTTVTPEPTASASSTATSTDGVSIMSTPEPTPAASATPTPAGTPTAVQTSTEVATAAPTAEPTAMPTEVARTVTETVAASGGGSDPFAPAVPPGLLFFLGGLFVLALGLAMTR; encoded by the coding sequence ATGGGACTGTTGCCCTCCGAACCGGACGTCTCGACGGACGCCGGCCCGCGCGTCGTCGGTGTCGACAGCGACGACGCCGACGCGTTGCTCTCGGCGCTCTCCTCGGAGACGGCCCGCCGCATCCTCGCACGCCTCCACGAGGACCCCGCCCCGCCCTCCCGCGTCGCAGACGGCGTCGACACGAGCCTCCAGAACGTCCAGTACCACCTCGAGCGACTCGAGGAGGCCGGCGCCGTCGAGGTGGTCGGCACCGCCTACTCGGAGAAGGGCCGCGAGATGGACCTCTACGCACCTGCCGACCAGCCCCTCGTCATCTTCGCCGGACGTGAGGAACAGTCCTCGGGCCTGCGTGCGGCGCTCTCGCGGTTCGTCGGCGGGGTCGGCGCGCTGGCGTTCGGCGCCCTCCTCGTCCAGGAGGCGTTCGGCGAGGGGGTGCTCCCCCGGTTCGCCTCGATGGGTGGTGCCGGGGCGGCCGACGGTGGTGACGCCGGCAGCGGTGCGGGCGGCCCCGCCGCAGGTACCGAGACGGGGACGCCGACCACGGAGGCGGAGGCGATAGCCGACACCACGACGGTGACGCCGGAACCGACCGCCAGCGCGTCGTCGACCGCCACCTCGACGGACGGGGTGAGCATCATGTCGACACCGGAACCAACGCCGGCGGCCTCTGCGACCCCGACCCCCGCGGGGACGCCGACGGCGGTCCAGACCTCGACCGAGGTGGCGACGGCCGCCCCGACGGCCGAACCGACGGCGATGCCGACGGAGGTGGCCCGTACCGTCACCGAGACGGTGGCCGCCTCGGGCGGCGGTTCCGACCCGTTCGCCCCCGCGGTCCCGCCGGGCCTCCTGTTCTTCCTCGGGGGCCTGTTCGTGCTGGCGCTGGGCCTCGCGATGACCCGGTGA
- a CDS encoding DUF7859 family protein: protein MLPQVDPVLVGIVAILLLIVFFVFLFIRRTVTGFTEGMREGRQR, encoded by the coding sequence ATGCTCCCGCAAGTCGACCCCGTCCTCGTCGGGATCGTCGCGATCCTGCTGCTCATCGTCTTCTTCGTCTTCCTCTTCATCCGCCGGACCGTCACCGGGTTCACCGAGGGGATGCGCGAGGGACGCCAGCGGTAG